The following DNA comes from Palaemon carinicauda isolate YSFRI2023 chromosome 27, ASM3689809v2, whole genome shotgun sequence.
aatatcgacatataatatcagtaacaaattaataacctaccagcggaaaacaacaccatccgtataatgggCTAAGACTGATCGATACAATCCAACTATTATAACACTAGCACTCCTGATACAATCCAACTATTAtaacactagcactcgcagaactgtacgggaaaaaataaagaaacaaaactattacggatgcataatgcatgaaaagttttacgtaacttgtctttacagagttattttattgttattttaggtcacgtcaggacttctgaaacctcaactaaaagacactaatggccttaccttagtTAAAGGGCGAAGCctgtatggcttaagtgaagggTTTTATATCGATCATGCGCTCCGTGCAAGATGCAAAGTtcagagatggggagagagagagtgagcctgtatttagcGAAGAGGCATTTTCGAAATCAAAGCACAAACGTCAACAGGATCCATTTATAATAAATGTCTTCAACTCAGCAcgtctgtttagcgctcttcatagcagccCAGCACCCACGGTGTTCAAAAGGTTGTAGCAGTGAACCCCTTACGCTACAgtctccgttgaagtagcagaattcactgacgaccgtttctccgccgtgtcacacgttagctcggaaaccaaaacaaagattagttcccgaaAATTATTGCTTGGCTTTttccttaagaccacccaacaacagataaggccattatacaaattgatttaaaattacattccaaaaaacctgtaaagacattttacaaaaaacagtcatgcacacagaacatataacaGAAAATTACCCCACTCCAGTCCACACAAAACTGAGTGAGAAAATTAGAAAAAacttttatacagaaaaataaattatatttatttttgtacacatCAAGTCCCCAACGATATCTTGGTCTGATTGGGGTTTTCAGAAGGATAGGCTCAACACCCTTTGGGTCGAGGCTGCAAAGTGCACTACTTACGACAACCTTCTAAAGCTCTTCAAAATTGAGGACTTCCACAGGAACGCCCCACCGGCGCTCTCAATTTACATCTCTGAGAAAAATCCAGCCACGTTTAGATCATGCTGCGAGTGTGCTGATGAGTACGAGCTAGTCCGGTTCAACTCGGGGCCCCCAGCTCAGTCCCATCGGGTAAGTCTAAGCCCCGGCAAAATCCGATCTCCCCTACCAAGTGTGGCCATTGCGGGAGATCTAACAACTTGGAAGCCAACTGTCGGCTGAAGCTATCCAGTCAGTCAACTGAGTCCACGAAGCAGACGAATaagcccaaggttaaggtggcgaagccgaactatgccagtgcatactgcgaggtatgtaagtgctacggacacacaaagaactactcactatgtcccagcaaatcctcagcctcttctccagctgccctctcaatctctatccgtgaagctcccaaaagacagcccgctgttggggagatcacagtagctctgcctgaaggagacggctctccgcagtcgatcagagcattacaggatactggtgcagacgtttcactaatcttatggcaccaggtgcctatcggtgccaaagttcagcaggacaatcgcatgacagtccgttggatcgaaggagtcactaaagatcttcctactgtggagttgagagtgaccaagccccagctcagcaaaaggtgcaggctaggggtagtgagcgatctcGGGCATGAGGGCTATGACTTGCTCCTGGGACAAGACCTCCTAAGAAGCATACAGcgcgtgcccctcaggtgcatgaaagcaGTTGAGCCGGAGCCCGGGACTGAGAACGCCCCTCCTGAAGACgacaaatggctagctgacattgaccttggagaagtaccttggctaagtgaggtggcACGAGAGCCCTCCTCCTATAGCAACgagtctgagcctcgtaccccGGAAACCTATTCGGAAGGAGTCGTGCTGCTCACTACCACAGGGAATGAAGCTAAACCAAATACTAGCCCAGGGGTCTCAGGGGAGTCTGAGGGAGGAGCGTCCATTACCCCAGAGGACCTCGGGAGTCGGACGGAGCTTATCAAATCTCAGTTGTTGGACGAGACGCTGAAAACCTACAGGGAAGCTGCTTACTCAGACGAAGCAGAGATGACTATCCTCTCAAAGGAGAATTTTTTGCTGAAGGAAGGGGTGCTCTTCAGAGTCACCCGAGGCCCTCACGATCCTGCAGAAGCCCTTTGCtggcaagtagttgttccccgtaatctcGGCTTGGCGGTGCTACGTATGGCTCATGAGGGATTGGGACACTTTGGTGTGAAACGCACTACCTACCTGATCCAGtctcatttcttctggccgggattgcagaagagtgttaaggcttacgtagcttcctgccatctgtgccaagttgccggtaacccaaaccaggtggtgccgagggctcctctccaacccattccatctGCAGGTATCCCCTTCCATGATGTACTAGTGGATTATATGGGTCCCCTGCCCCGTAGTAAGCGTGGAAATCGTTTCTTATTAACCATGATTAATCGGTTCACGCGATACCTCGAAGCTGTACCAACCAGGTGCGCCAATGCCAGTCATGCTGTCAGAGGACTGACAATTTTTTTGTAGGTTTGGGTTCCCAGCAGCCACAGTCCAGTCGGATAAGTGCTCTCACTTCATGGCAAGAGAGTTTAAGGCAGCAATGGAGACCATGGTGTCCACCACCAGACCTCTACTGCATATCACCCAGAGAGCCAAGGACTCGTGGAGCGCTTCCACCAAACGCTAAAAACAGTCTTGACGAAGTTAGGGGAGGCTGGCTCTTCAGATTGGGAGGAGAACTTGCCTTATGCTCTATTTGCCCTCCGCCAGGCACGCTCAGAAACCACAGGATACAGCCCTTTTGAGTTGCTGTACGCTCACTCCACACGTGGGCCACTTGACATACTCTATGAAGCTTGGGAGAACTCCTCGAAGGCCTCCTGGGTGGAAGAGCTGCCAGATATACAGGCTAAGTTATGAACTGCCTGGGAAATTGCCAAGGCTTCCGAGGCGAAGGTACAGGGCATCACAAAAAGTCACGTAGATCGTGAACCCTAGGATCGAAGTTTTGAAGTGGGAGACCAAGTTTTGGTTCTCCGCCCAGGAGAACAGAGACCGTCAAGCACAAAATTTACGGGCCCCCACAAGATTCTTGGGaagaagggtaaattaaattaCCTAGTGGATTGTGGCATAAGGCGAGCCAAGTGGCTCCATATCAACCTGCTTAAGCCCTATCAACAAAGGGCCAATGTGGTGGGTACTGTTACCCAGGTCCACTCACCCGAGAGCAACTCCGAGGTCCTGGCCAACTTTAAGCTGGTCACTCCTGCGTTAAACACTGTTAAGAGGGATATTGTCAAGAACCTCCTGCTACAGCACCCACAGGTAGTGCGAGACATACTGGGTCACACACAACTATTAGAACACAAGATTGACTTGGTCCCAGGAACATGTCCAATCCGCCAGAATTATTATCGGTTAAACCCCCAACAAGCTCAAAGGGTGTCGGAACAGATAAAATTGCAGCTCAGCTTAGGtctcattgaggaaagtgaaagtccatgGGCATCACCGGTGGTCCTAGTGCCAAAAGAGGGAGGAGGGGATAGGCTATGTATAGATTACCGCAAATTGAATGCGGTGACAAAACCTGAGTCCTACCCACTCCCTCGCATCGAGGATTGCTTGGAGAGCTTAGGTGAATCCCCTTATCTAAGTAAGATCGACCTAGAAAAGGGCTACTGGCAGGTACCACTGGCAGAGGAGTCGCGACCACTGACCGCATTCATAACCCGAGATGGACTTTACCAGTGTCGAGTGATGCCTTTTGGTCTTAGGAACGCACCCACCTGCTTCCAGACTCATGAACAAGGTACTAGCGGGAATTTCCAACTGTGTGGTCTACCTAGATGACATCCGTCATTTTCTCCAAGACCTGGGAAGAGCACCTCCAAACCCTAGGGTTGGTGCTGagggccctccaaaaggcaaatttggtcatcaacctcAAAATATGCACGTTTGGTGGGACTGAGATTACCTACCTGGGCCACCAAGTAGGAAGGGGCAAAATAATGCCCAAAGATGCAAATAACCATGCAATACAAGAGATGCCCTACCCTAGGACTAAGAAGGAAGCCCAACGATTCCTGGGGATGGTACAGTACTTTCGGAGGTTTGTGCCAAACTTTTCTCAGGTAGCTGCTCCCATCACAGACTTGTTCAAAGGAAAAAAGCTTTTCTGCTGTACGGATGAATGCCGGGCGGCCTATGACCACATAAAAGGCATTTTAATGAGCCGACCCGTGCTCCGTGCACCAGACTACACTAAACCTTTCGCTctcgccgtggatgccagtgacataggggtgggagctgtcctcctgcaggaggaagatcaagtccgacaccctattgcatacttctcaaagaaactgaaccctgctcaaactaggtacagtactattgagaaagagctcttaggcatggtcttgtcactgaagcatttcAAATCATATCAcgctgaccatgagttcccactcacAGTCCTCACGGACCACAACCCTCTGACTTACTTGATGCAGTTCCGAAATAAGAATAAGGGACTCATGAGGTGGTGCATggacctccaagactacaattggaaggtcgagaacataagaggcacagataataaaatagcagatgtcctCTCCAGGCATTAGTGCTCAGGGCACAGTGTCATATCCATAGCCTGTAGTCATAGTCAGTATGTAAATCTAGTTTGTATAAAAactattaattggccttggtgtctccccaggtagataaacttgaggagccatcttggcatcattgtttgcatttaatttatttttatgtatttattttatctttttttgcatatatgccaattttctttaattttatgcctaccactgcactaggtcacttaactttaataattttttactttttacttttcaattttgcattttattttccagttgctgcctcacagccagcatacttatttctatgtggcataAAGtcaatttactgtcaaaataacgtaaaatgatgaccctagttgcagcttagatatttatccattatcgtggtgagactcactgggGGAgtaatcattaaggctagtggcttcagaccttgcttgcagagttcttgtccggttttaggacaaaatctcggCTAAAATGGGGGTCTGTTAGTAAtgacggtcattacgccaccttttttcaaataacaaaagaccccgccagcaagcatgagtcgaaatgccacgagttttgggaccctacccagagtcacactcccctccaaccatcctataccagtctactccccctgagatctcaatttcagctccCTTCTACGAGTAACGTGACAACAttgaggtcccaggaggagggaagcgagctgtgaaggatgtggggacacgtgatcaagcctgaccaataggacagcggtcaggccaatcccccctacccccccccccaattgcgggtcaagtggggttgatctacccagggaaaactggggatccttcttcgtgactcagcctccttgagggaaccaccagcgctcttcaccctcaagacttcagggaggcaggacctctgtctacatatctttccataagggaaggaaccagagtccttttactaaggtaaggtgtctgattttgagattctcaatatccttacccaacctcccgtcccttccttatcacatcccatttttccttatcctctaaagaaaatcctacccactgaaccttgtatcctatcccctatacccagaccacgtgtgctgtttagtcctagttttgatTAATTcaacctgtgacagtgttgattcccatggttaacgtttaaatccctaagctttgcaccttcatttaatttgcttaaagcttttaaccacacgacttcatcgtgttcccagcgggtaggagtaagtgtgctgataataattgaATTTATTTCGCCTTCCAGGGAACGTTtattgctgtgctggggtttcatccacggcccaccaaactccatccgaagctccaaTTACaagtagctgttgtgctcccctttcttttattaatttttatttaaatgttattgtaaatacacaattttgtcagtattccttgtatcattgctgactggtgacctttatcattgttatttgttttgttatggcccttggatcccttaagcaaggccggactcgaaccagtggcccgtaacaatgtatacaacatacattatatatatatatatatatatatatatatatatatatatatatatatatatatatatatatacacatatatacatatacatataaatattttgtatatctcAGCACTCCATGTTTGCTAATGGTTATATAAGCGGAagagcaacctggaggagtaacgagaccttttgggtgtggatgaaatgccccctaaatcccgatgaagtcattggcagcagggtgacggattggatttACGGCATGAGACAAGTTGTCTCCTTGGCttctctactcctgatgcctggcggatgatcataaagaaattagtatggaccgacaggggtcactaaACTAAGTTAGATAAGCaccgcgcatcacaaggaactggctatcctttgatgaatctagccaatgaatcctctatggatttagtcagtcaataaaAAGCGAAAAAGGCAGAGTGGTCTCCAGTAACAGGCGTAGaggggtactaagaatctcccggtttataaattctaaagaaaatttttaaaatttgcaattggaatgttagaactatgaatcagattgggatgttATATCAATTggggaatgaatttatgaaatgtagttttGATACCATACCTCTAAGTGAAATATGTTGTAAAGGGATTGGCAAGGAAACCTtacaccaaggaaatatatatatatatatatatatatatatatatatatatatatatatatatatatatatatatatatgtatatatacatatatatatacacacacatatatatatatatatatatatatatatatatatatatatatatatatatatatatatatacacatatatacatttatatatgcatgcttgtgggtacactcgggcacactattctatctaatttctcttcctcttgttttgtttatagtttatagtatttatagtttatataggaaacatttattttaatattattactgttcttaaagtattttatttttccttgcttcctttcctcactggtctattttccctgttggggcccttgggcttatagcatcctgcttttccaattaagagttgtagcttggcaattgataataataatatatatatatatatatatatatatatatatatatatatatatatatatatatatatatatatatatatatatatatacacatacatgaaaaacagatggagctggaagagaaggggtagggatgatgatgacaccaagagcaaaaatgGCTTTTACTGAGTAAAGAGCTGCAAATAGTAGATTtttcttgca
Coding sequences within:
- the LOC137621187 gene encoding uncharacterized protein is translated as MTVRWIEGVTKDLPTVELRVTKPQLSKRCRLGVVSDLGHEGYDLLLGQDLLRSIQRVPLRCMKAVEPEPGTENAPPEDDKWLADIDLGEVPWLSEVAREPSSYSNESEPRTPETYSEGVVLLTTTGNEAKPNTSPGVSGESEGGASITPEDLGSRTELIKSQLLDETLKTYREAAYSDEAEMTILSKENFLLKEGVLFRVTRGPHDPAEALCWQVVVPRNLGLAVLRMAHEGLGHFGVKRTTYLIQSHFFWPGLQKSVKAYVASCHLCQVAGNPNQVVPRAPLQPIPSAGIPFHDVLVDYMGPLPRSKRGNRFLLTMINRFTRYLEAVPTRCANASHAVRGLTIFL